A single Strix aluco isolate bStrAlu1 chromosome 20, bStrAlu1.hap1, whole genome shotgun sequence DNA region contains:
- the LOC141932718 gene encoding hemicentin-2-like, whose translation MAADTLMGASQWRDVMLKVLVPPNIEPSEVDLAVLENGTVSLECLASGLPAPNIAWYKGHEQLSAGPGRTLSRDGKRLEIQRARLSDTGSYRCVVSNVAGVTELWYSLKVTVPPQITAGPSPLVVVVNEPVTLECDATGTPAPVLLWLKDGNPVPSVVAGGPQILSGGHMLSLPTARLQDSGTYTCVASNAVGEDRHEATLEVWLPSTTLGEEENVSVIANQPVTLECLAPGVPPQGFRWLKDGNLLMPKQGVQLSVEGTVLQIGQATAQDAGRYTCQVSGHPERHYNLDVWVWQSLQSWGLSQGLAFLRDDLGQLVEVLQAGSQGVEKIQFS comes from the exons ATGGCTGCTGACACCTTGATGGGTGCTTCCCAATGGAGG GATGTGATGCTGAAGGTGCTGG TGCCTCCGAACATCGAACCCAGTGAGGTGGACCTGGCCGTCCTGGAGAATGGCACGGTGTCCCTGGAGTGCCTGGCCTCGGGGCTGCCTGCTCCCA ACATTGCCTGGTACAAGGGGCACGAGCAGCTCTCGGCTGGGCCGGGCCGGACCCTGTCCAGGGATGGGAAGCGTCTGGAGATCCAGCGTGCCCGGCTTTCTGACACTGGCAGCTACCGCTGCGTGGTCTCCAATGTGGCTGGTGTCACTGAGCTCTGGTACAGCCTGAAGGTGACTG TGCCTCCACAGATCACAGCTGGCCCCAGCCCCCTCGTGGTGGTGGTGAATGAGCCGGTGACACTGGAGTGTGATGCCACGGGGACCCCAGCTCCGGTGCTGCTGTGGCTGAAGGATGGCAATCCGGTGCCCAGCGTGGTGGCCGGGGGCCCGCAG ATTCTCTCTGGTGGACATATGCTGTCCCTGCCCACCGCTCGCCTCCAGGACTCGGGGACATACACGTGTGTAGCCAGCAACGCCGTGGGGGAGGACAGACATGAGGCCACTCTCGAGGTGTGGT TGCCCTCCACCACCCTGGGTGAGGAGGAGAACGTCTCTGTCATCGCCAACCAGCCGGTGACCCTGGAGTGCCTGGCCCCCGGGGTCCCCCCTCAGGGGTTCCGCTGGCTGAAGGACGGGAATTTGCTCATGCCAAAGCAGGGCGTGCAGCTGTCTGTGGAGGGGACCGTGCTCCAG ATCGGGCAAGCCACTGCACAGGACGCGGGCAGGTACACGTGCCAGGTGTCCGGTCACCCGGAGAGACACTACAACCTCGATGTGTGGG TGTGGCAGTCACTGCAG AGCTGGGGGCTGAGCCAGGGTCTGGCTTTTCTCAGGGATGATCTAGGCCAGTTGGTGGAAGTCCTGCAGGCAGGTAGCCAGGGAGTGGAGAAAATCCAGTTCTCCTGA